Genomic segment of Candidatus Tiamatella incendiivivens:
ACCTGAGCCTGATGCTACTCCAACTACGTCACCTGCACCTGCTACTACTGGCGTCCCCTCCTCTACTTTGAGGTGTTCTGCAGCTTCCTTCCCTAAAGCCCCGACCACTTGTGTTGGTTCAACTATTTCTGGGAGCATAATTCCCGGTATACCATACTTGGAGAGTATAGCGTCGCTCCAACCGTATTTTCCCTTCCTCGTATCCATAAGCCAGGTAAGGTTTGCTTCGTCTGTAGTTGTGACCAAAGATCCCGTCATCCTGTTAAGTAGGTATCCTTTAACATCCAGTATCATCTTGGTTCTACTCCATATTTCAGGAGCTTCATGCTTCAGCCAGAGTACCTTTGAAATAGGGTCTTTCCCTGTTTTGCTTGGTGCCCCCCCTGTTACCCTGAGGAACCTGAGTATGTGGAAGAGGTTGTAGCCTGATAACTTTAGTATCCCCTTAAAGAGGCTTTTCGGATAACCAGCCGCCCTCTCGTCTAGCCATGTCATTATATCCACTAAGGGGTTCATTCCATCGTCTAAAGGCAAAACACCAGCCATTTGGGAGATTATCGTCACAGCCTTTGGGTGTAGAACCTCAGAACCAGCGATCGCGCGGGAAGTAGTTACAACCGCTTTCCAAAGATCCTCAGGGGTCATTACTGCTTCACGCAGAGATGGATACTTCATTGGAACAGGGGTTGACGATGACTTTGTTACCTTGAGGGTTTCTAAGTCAACTAACGCGGACTTAACAGTAGTAGTCCCGATATCGTACACAAGAATGTGGGGCATGATGAGACACTGTTTTATTATAGTGTTACACTGAATAGAATAATATAGTTCACCTTGGCAGAATGAGGCTGAAGAGGCTGTACATAAATGCCTTCAAGTTTCAAAGGTTTCATTCACTTCGAACATTGTAGAAAATGCCTCATAGAATCGAGAAGTAAGTATAATGTTCTCTCCATTGAGCAACTGGAGAATATGGCTTCTCGCGTAGATGAGCTCGGGAGGACCAGGGTTTTCGTTGAAACATACAATATGTTAATGAAGAAGCTTGGCGAGGATCCTCTTAGAGATGAGAAAAAGAAGCTCAACCAAGAAGTCTCCAATATTGTTCCGAGGGATATATTCAAGAATATGCAGTTCAGAGACCTCTTACCATTGCTTGCAATTGCAAATGCAGTTGACTGGGGAATGGTGGGTTACGAGTATGATGTGAACGATGTTCTCTCCGGCTGGGAGGATACTGTTATACTAGACATGCCGGAGATAGATCTAGGTAGGATTATAATTGCCCTAGACAATGCAGGTGAAGCTGTCCTCGACCTTCTAGCAGGAGAAAGACTGCATGAACTCGGCTATGAAGTAGTATTCATAGCAAGAAGCCTCCCCTATGAGACTGATATTACACTTAGTGAGGCAGAATGGCTCGCCGGGCACCTGGGTATCGATCTACCTATAATAGGAACAGGGTCAAGATATCCTGCTACATTTATAGAAGAGATGCCCGATAGTATCAAAGGACTCATAGAAACAGCGGACCTTGTATTAGCTAAGGGAATAGCGAATCTCGAGGCTGCTGCAGAGAGTGTTCCAGAGGAGATGCAGGGTAAATTCTACCACCTACTCCGCGCTAAATGCATTCCAATAATGGAATTATTCGGTGTCCCGCAAGCTACACCGTTAATAACAAGCCTGAGAAGAGCATTATTATACTTAGAAGACTACCGCTCACAAGGGGAGGAATAATCTTCTCTTCTAACTGCAAAATAACTCCTCCGCTTCAACTATTTTCTCTTTTAACCGGTTCATATACCTAACCAGAGCCTCGTACCTCAAATGCTTATCACAGGGGTATATTCTCCTACCTGATTCAAGGTTATACGCCTCACATTCATCCAACTGGTAGAATCTGATCTCCGGGAGAAACTCGAGTCCACTCCCTAGTTTAGTATAAACGGGTTTCAACACGCTTGGGAGAATAAACCTCACAGCATCGGTACATCCGTTCTCGACAAGTAGGTTGAAATGGAAAAGCACTTCCCTAGCCTCTAACGGTAAACTATCTGTCAAGAGGTTCTCTAGTAACTTTACAATAATCTCTTCAATGCTGGTTGAAGCTAAAGCTTCGAATGCTTTCTCTAAACTCACTCCAGGAGAAATTATTGATTGCGGGATTCTATTCTTATAAGTGTGGATCCAGCCGCCGTAGAGGAACGGTATCCTAACCGCTTCAAAGCCTTCGTAGAATGGCCTCTTCTTAACGATATAAACTTGCCACGTAATTCTATCCGATATACCAGATGCTCTTTCCAGGCTGGAATAATATGATGCTCCACTACTCCAATAGAGAGGATCCATATGCCTAGAACCCAGCGTGTAACCAGGTAGAATAGCCAGTTTAACGCCTCTGCCTGAGGAGTTAAAGTATCTGGTTAGATTGACTGCATAAATTATTCTTTTCTCCAAATCTGACTGCTCGACAAGGCCGAGAGGGCACCACTCAACGATGACTTCTATAGGATCATCTCCTTTCAGATACGCTTCTATGATATATGAGTCGTATAGATGGGGGTTCCACTGCCAGTCACTACAATCCGTTCTATTTGAAACATATAACACTGACATCCCCTTGACATCCCCCACTCCCCTAAACGGAACCACTCCAGGGCAAGCATAGGGAAGAGAAGCGTCACTTTTAAGCACACGAATCTTATCCATTCCAGTCATTTCAATACAGGCGTGAAGAGGATCGTTTGCTTCAAAAGCGCTTGTTTGACTGGTAATCCATTCCTTACTGAACGGGTTAGGATGGCAGGTCCAGTCATATCTATCAGGATCCCAAGGAGAGAGCAGCCTTATTTCCACTCTCCTAGTTCTAGTCTCCAGAGTCTCTTCTAGGTAGGCTCTAATATTTTCAACCATGAAAGGCTGCCTTCTATAAGCTGGGTTACCTAGGCTCAAACTTCCATTGCCATTAATCATAGGTTGAACACCTTTTAGGAGGGCTCAGAGGGCTCCTAGTCTACACTTCCAACTCAGACTCACCGGCCCATCCCTAGAGGATAGATAGGCCTCGTCTGGGTGGTTCAATGCTCGCCACAGTCGTCAAAGCCCTCCTAGGTATACTCGTTGAAGTCGGGGAAAATAGTTATTCCTATTCTTTGTATTCATAGTTCTCTTTGGATAAGAGGACAATAGGTATGATCAGTTAGGACATCACAGATTATCACATAGTGAAAACAATTCCTAGAATAACCAAAACAAGGCGTAGTATTCTGTAGTTATTCAAGAATTCTTTATCACCTTTACCAACTGAGGTTGCAGTATATTGGAATGTTATAGGCTGTTTCGTTCCTTTACTGCAATTTACTATGTACTTTAAGTCCAGTCTGTATAAGGTAGGATCGCCAGTAGTAACTGATAGACTCCCACCGTTTTCGACGGGGATTACAGTCGTAGAATAAATAGAGTAACCTGGTTTTTCTAGTGCTGAGCAAATATCAGCATACAACTATTGTTAGATAACTTCTCAAACGAGTATCCACATCATAGTACTTGTTAGTGTAAAAGTAAGTATAACCAGAGGCTGTATAGCTCTAGTATTTTAACCCTGGAAGAGTTCCAGTAAACCATCCACGCCGTAATTCAGTAAAGTCAGTACCCACCTTTCAACTAACTGTTTAACCATACCCACGCCGGTTTTATTATTAGCATCTCTAAGGAATAGGCAGCACCCTAGAATAGGCCATTCACGTTGAAGGTAATATTGAAGTGGTTCAAGTATGTATTACTTTATTAAGACAGATACCTTCAATATAGTATTATTTGATAAGCTACTATGTTTTTTGAATGACCTCCCCATAATCTATTTAACAAGTAACACGGTATACTAATTGAAGTTTACCTTCTTCATAGTGTCCATCCGTATTTTCCGATGAGTGGTACGAAAGCACACCATGTGTCTTTAAGTATTCTTGTTCTGCCTTCCTCGTCCTTCTTCACTATTAAGAGCCTTTGGAGGTATCTGTCGCCAACCGGTATGACGAGTATTCCACCTGGTTTTAACTGTTCTACTAGTGGCTTAGGTATGCCGGGTGATGCTGCTGTTACTACTATTCTATCGTACGGGGCTTTTTCCTTGTAGCCTAGGGTTCCGTCGCCTATGATAACCGTTATTCTATTGCTGTACCCAGTTCTCTCTAGGTTCCTCTTAGCCATCTCTGCTAACTCAGGTATTCGCTCAACTGTGTATACGTATCCTTCGTCTCCTACGATTTCGGCGAGTAGAGCTGCTTGATACCCACTTCCGGTTCCAATCTCGAGGACTTTGTGCCCTGGCCTTGCTTTGAGGTGGCTGGTCATTATTGCCACCATGCTTGGGGCACTTATTGTTTGGCCGTAGCCTATTGGTGACGGCTCGTCAATGTAGGCTAGATGCTTCTGGTGTTCGGGGATAAATAGTTCTCTGGGTACTTTTAGCATGGCTTTACGTGCGTACTCGTCGAATAGTGCGCCCTCTGCTACGAGTGTCTCTACCAGTATCTTCCTCTGCTTCTCGAAGTCTTCCATATCCCTAGCAACCATATTCTTAATAGAATAGGATGTTGAGACTATTATATCAACGACCCATGGTGAGCGTAGTGGATGGCTGTAGGTGTTACGGGTTCAAAGCATTTGGCCACAGGAATGTTAAGGCGACTCACAGGTCTACTCTGGAGGTTACAATGGAGGATTCCGTTACCCGGAGGGGGGACTGTATTGTTGGTGTGAAAGCTCCCCACGGTGCATCTGGGCTTCCTGGCGAGATCAAGGATGCTCTTCGGAGAGGTTGGCGTGCTTGCTTGGTTATTATGGCTAGAGGAGTCAGCGATGTTGTTTGCGGTTGGGGGGATGCGATGTTAATGCTGTCCGATGATAGGAGGATGATATTCCGTAAGAGCAGTTATGTCGAGCCTGCAACGGTGTTTATTGGTGCTGATAAGTCTGCAAGGGATCTTGATAGGAGGCTTATTGGAGAGCTTTCTATGGCTGGTGAGGTGGAGTTTATTCTGATCGTTTATCCACCCGGAGAGTAACGCTCCAGATATTCTTCCTAGGACTGTATGGGAGAACTTTCCTGTATCCGAGTACACTTACCTTACAACCGTTTCTAGCGAATAGTCTTATTATACTATCATTGTTGAACTCCTCGCCGTGTACTAGGTAGTGGTGTATCATTGTTCCCTCCCCAGATAACCTGCATTCAACTCCAATGAATTCCTTGTGCATTGTGGGGTTGTCTGCTATTATCCTGTCGAAGACCGCTCTAAAAATTCTAGGAGCATATAAAGCGTTTCCCAGTATAGGGTATACCAGTCCTTTCAGCTTCTTCCCATTTCGAACTATATTCTCAGCCATTAACTCTACTGCACTGGTATTAATGTCCAGCGTGACTACCTCTGCATTCACAATATTCGCTATATGGATGGCATGCCCACCTATTCCAGCGAATAAATCCAGTACAAGTTCCCTTGAATGGACTTGTGACGCTATTCTCCTCCTCTCGAAGCCGAGTCTAGGGTTCGCGTAGGCTTTGGAGACGTCTACTTTGAACTCTAATCCATATTCACGGAAAACTGTGATGGGATTATCTAATCCTGCCAGGTGTATTAGCCTAGCCTTTCTCTCTACACCGGTAGTGTCAAGCTTAGCGTAAACACTCCTATACCCCCTCTCCCTGACAAGGTACTCCGCGGCCTCCCTGAGTTTCCCCAATCGAATGCCTATCCTGGGGTGGAAAACAACTATATCCCCTATAGTCAAGTAGCGGTGTAACTCTAGCTCCGGATACAATTCTTTCAGACTGGATAGAGGCTTATTTCTAGGCTTGAAACTATGACTACACCCCTCTGCCGGGATACCATTCTCCCTTGCAACTCGAAGGGACTCCACCTCGTCTCTAGCAGGTATACAAACCTTTTCGCCACAGCTCTCAATAAGGTAGCCCCTATCAACTAGCCGTCTAGCTACTCTCAGGAAGATCTCAACGCTTCTCCTCGGAACCCTCACACACCAGGGATACGGTTCTTTATATTCTTCCCCAGCCAAACATCCCACTCAAGGGTGTAGGTTTTGACCGGGAAAATTATAGGTTTAGTAGTAAAACCCAATAGTGTTCTAGCGGAGGAGACTGCCAAGAGAGTTGTAACAGCGCTGGAGAAGTATAAGTTGAAAATACTGGTTGAGGAGAAATCTAAGCCGTATGAGTTCCTCTCAAAGTACGATACCTTTAAACTGAGGGAAAATCCTCCAACCTGGATAATAGCAGTGGGCGGCGATGGAACCCTGCTAAGAACCTTCCAGAAGCTATGCCGTGATGACATTACAGTCATGGGAATAAGAGCCGGTAGGAGGGGATTCCTACTTGACGTCGAGCCGTATGAGATAGAGGACAGGATAAAGGATTTCATAGAAGGCAAATACCGCGTCTACCGGTACACTAGACTTGATGTTAGGGTGGGGAGTAAAAAACTGCCTTGCACCCTTAATGACGCTGTTATAGTCGGTAAAATGGCTAAAGTTATAAGGCTAAATGTTTTCCGAGACGGTGAGAGAATATACAGCATAGACGGTGACGGATTAATAGTGTCAACCACAGTAGGAAGTACAGCATACAATCTAAGCGCTGGAGGCCCGATTATAGACCCTGGACTAGACTCCGTGAGCCTAGCGCCTATGAATCCCGTTCAGATACAGTTGAGGCCCGTAGTGCTACCGGCAATAAGTAGGATAAGGATAGAACTCAGGCCTGCCTCGAAAGAGGCATG
This window contains:
- a CDS encoding FGGY-family carbohydrate kinase, which codes for MPHILVYDIGTTTVKSALVDLETLKVTKSSSTPVPMKYPSLREAVMTPEDLWKAVVTTSRAIAGSEVLHPKAVTIISQMAGVLPLDDGMNPLVDIMTWLDERAAGYPKSLFKGILKLSGYNLFHILRFLRVTGGAPSKTGKDPISKVLWLKHEAPEIWSRTKMILDVKGYLLNRMTGSLVTTTDEANLTWLMDTRKGKYGWSDAILSKYGIPGIMLPEIVEPTQVVGALGKEAAEHLKVEEGTPVVAGAGDVVGVASGSGMTGVGEAHIYIGTSDWLAAHVEKRLLDINHYMGSLLSAIPGRYLFIAEQEVAAGALEWMLDRLKCGDGEERYVCMKKHVGNTPPGSGGLLFAPWMYGERSPIDDEHVRGVLLNLSLSHGDGHLVRSVVEGVAFNIRFAYEYFRKHIPSRNGINIVGGGALLDDWCQVLSDLLEIEVRRTVQPRMVGARGGAVIGGVGIGYFKSFDAASKLVGVEQVFTPVHDRSSFYNSKFEYYVRLYKSLRKLFKEMNKNPLVQ
- a CDS encoding ARMT1-like domain-containing protein; translation: MPSSFKGFIHFEHCRKCLIESRSKYNVLSIEQLENMASRVDELGRTRVFVETYNMLMKKLGEDPLRDEKKKLNQEVSNIVPRDIFKNMQFRDLLPLLAIANAVDWGMVGYEYDVNDVLSGWEDTVILDMPEIDLGRIIIALDNAGEAVLDLLAGERLHELGYEVVFIARSLPYETDITLSEAEWLAGHLGIDLPIIGTGSRYPATFIEEMPDSIKGLIETADLVLAKGIANLEAAAESVPEEMQGKFYHLLRAKCIPIMELFGVPQATPLITSLRRALLYLEDYRSQGEE
- a CDS encoding protein-L-isoaspartate O-methyltransferase gives rise to the protein MEDFEKQRKILVETLVAEGALFDEYARKAMLKVPRELFIPEHQKHLAYIDEPSPIGYGQTISAPSMVAIMTSHLKARPGHKVLEIGTGSGYQAALLAEIVGDEGYVYTVERIPELAEMAKRNLERTGYSNRITVIIGDGTLGYKEKAPYDRIVVTAASPGIPKPLVEQLKPGGILVIPVGDRYLQRLLIVKKDEEGRTRILKDTWCAFVPLIGKYGWTL
- a CDS encoding DUF371 domain-containing protein; its protein translation is MDGCRCYGFKAFGHRNVKATHRSTLEVTMEDSVTRRGDCIVGVKAPHGASGLPGEIKDALRRGWRACLVIMARGVSDVVCGWGDAMLMLSDDRRMIFRKSSYVEPATVFIGADKSARDLDRRLIGELSMAGEVEFILIVYPPGE
- a CDS encoding NAD(+)/NADH kinase, yielding MTGKIIGLVVKPNSVLAEETAKRVVTALEKYKLKILVEEKSKPYEFLSKYDTFKLRENPPTWIIAVGGDGTLLRTFQKLCRDDITVMGIRAGRRGFLLDVEPYEIEDRIKDFIEGKYRVYRYTRLDVRVGSKKLPCTLNDAVIVGKMAKVIRLNVFRDGERIYSIDGDGLIVSTTVGSTAYNLSAGGPIIDPGLDSVSLAPMNPVQIQLRPVVLPAISRIRIELRPASKEAWLILDGQHVEDVYEGDIIDIEKSQTPAVMARFKWWENYYERVFTRILSYW